The Nocardioides humi genome includes a region encoding these proteins:
- the rplS gene encoding 50S ribosomal protein L19: MSNPSPALVTDLGNAAKRDDVPDFRAGDTVKVHVKVIEGSRSRVQVFQGVVIRVHGSGVGRTFTVRKVSFGVGVERTFPLHSPIFEKIEVVTRGDVRRAKLYYLRNLRGKAAKIKERREA, encoded by the coding sequence ATGAGCAACCCGAGCCCCGCCCTGGTCACCGACCTCGGCAACGCCGCCAAGCGCGACGACGTCCCCGACTTCCGCGCCGGCGACACCGTCAAGGTCCACGTCAAGGTCATCGAGGGCAGCCGCTCCCGCGTCCAGGTCTTCCAGGGCGTCGTGATCCGCGTCCACGGCTCCGGCGTCGGCCGGACCTTCACCGTCCGCAAGGTGTCCTTCGGCGTCGGTGTCGAGCGGACCTTCCCGCTCCACTCGCCGATCTTCGAGAAGATCGAGGTCGTGACCCGCGGCGACGTCCGCCGGGCGAAGCTCTACTACCTGCGCAACCTGCGCGGCAAGGCCGCCAAGATCAAGGAGCGCCGCGAGGCGTGA
- the lepB gene encoding signal peptidase I has product MTTDDTAPDSAAEVPDPEASEGADSRSSSAKRKHLPVWQESILLLAVALGLAIVIKALFVQAFYIPSESMEPGLVKNDRILVQKVSYWFGRTPQRGDVVVFEDPGQWLGPADSEGPTGFASLLSKVGLYPTGGHLVKRVIGTEGDVVECCDEQGRIKVNGRAIDESAYLGPDPGKCNAEISDWISERDTALSRPCSWTIGPIPKGKLLVLGDNRGHSADSRAHLCSPEDDPCTESPWVDTDLVVGKVFTLIWPRDRWRWISRPRSSRPFPTTRRPTCWRRRRRPTPFPALSLGPRIQA; this is encoded by the coding sequence GTGACGACCGACGACACCGCCCCGGACTCCGCCGCCGAGGTCCCCGACCCCGAGGCGAGCGAGGGAGCGGACTCCCGGTCCTCCTCCGCGAAGCGGAAGCACCTGCCGGTCTGGCAGGAGAGCATCCTGCTGCTCGCGGTGGCGCTGGGCCTGGCGATCGTCATCAAGGCGCTGTTCGTGCAGGCGTTCTACATCCCGTCGGAGTCCATGGAGCCGGGCCTGGTCAAGAACGACCGGATCCTGGTCCAGAAGGTCTCCTACTGGTTCGGTCGTACGCCGCAGCGCGGCGACGTGGTCGTCTTCGAGGACCCCGGCCAGTGGCTGGGCCCCGCCGACAGCGAGGGCCCGACCGGCTTCGCCAGCCTGCTCTCCAAGGTCGGCCTGTACCCCACCGGCGGCCACCTCGTGAAGCGCGTCATCGGCACCGAGGGCGACGTCGTCGAGTGCTGCGACGAGCAGGGCCGGATCAAGGTCAACGGCAGGGCGATCGACGAGTCGGCGTACCTCGGGCCCGATCCCGGCAAGTGCAACGCCGAGATCAGCGACTGGATCAGCGAGCGCGACACCGCGCTCTCGAGGCCCTGCAGCTGGACGATCGGGCCGATCCCCAAGGGCAAGCTCCTCGTCCTCGGCGACAACCGCGGACACTCCGCCGACTCCCGCGCCCACCTGTGCAGCCCCGAGGACGACCCCTGCACCGAGAGCCCGTGGGTCGACACCGACCTCGTCGTCGGCAAGGTCTTCACCCTCATCTGGCCCCGCGACCGGTGGCGCTGGATCAGCCGCCCGAGGTCTTCGAGGCCGTTCCCGACAACCCGCCGGCCGACCTGCTGGAGAAGGCGAAGAAGGCCGACGCCGTTCCCGGCACTTAGCCTGGGTCCACGGATCCAGGCTTAG
- a CDS encoding ribonuclease HII, protein MSTLPRGATVRRDAGIYGYERALRRHGFEPVAGVDEAGRGACAGPLVAGAAILPAGKAGIVPGLADSKLLTPAARERCYDQVVRRALAWSVVVIPHDECDRLGMHVANVEALRRAVAKLALPPSYVLTDGFPVDGLGVPGLAVWKGDRVAACVAAASVLAKVTRDRIMLDLDEQWPAYDFKTHKGYITATHTAALDEHGPSPIHRMRFVNVRRAAGLEPLPGGEG, encoded by the coding sequence ATGTCGACGCTGCCCAGGGGAGCGACGGTCCGGCGCGACGCCGGGATCTACGGCTACGAGCGCGCCCTGCGGCGGCACGGGTTCGAGCCGGTCGCCGGCGTCGACGAGGCCGGCCGCGGCGCGTGCGCGGGTCCGCTGGTCGCCGGGGCGGCCATCCTGCCGGCCGGCAAGGCCGGGATCGTCCCCGGCCTCGCCGACTCCAAGCTGCTCACCCCCGCCGCCCGCGAGCGCTGCTACGACCAGGTCGTGAGGCGGGCCCTCGCCTGGTCCGTCGTGGTCATCCCGCACGACGAGTGCGACCGCCTCGGCATGCACGTCGCCAATGTCGAGGCGCTGCGGCGGGCCGTGGCCAAGCTGGCCCTCCCGCCGTCGTACGTCCTGACCGACGGGTTCCCCGTCGACGGCCTCGGCGTGCCCGGCCTGGCCGTGTGGAAGGGCGACCGGGTCGCGGCCTGCGTCGCCGCCGCCTCGGTGCTCGCCAAGGTCACCCGCGACCGGATCATGCTCGACCTCGACGAGCAGTGGCCGGCGTACGACTTCAAGACCCACAAGGGCTACATCACCGCCACCCACACCGCCGCCCTCGACGAGCACGGCCCGTCGCCGATCCACCGGATGCGGTTCGTGAACGTACGACGCGCGGCCGGGCTGGAGCCGCTTCCTGGCGGCGAGGGCTAG
- a CDS encoding DUF2469 domain-containing protein — protein MSAEELEKYETEQELNLYREYRDVVGIFKYVVETDRRFYLCNSVDVKARSEGGDVFFEVTIADAWVWDMYRPARFAKNVKVLTFKDVNVEELATSDLELPKT, from the coding sequence GTGAGTGCCGAGGAGCTCGAGAAGTACGAGACCGAGCAGGAGCTGAACCTCTACCGGGAGTACCGCGACGTCGTCGGCATCTTCAAGTACGTCGTCGAGACCGACCGGCGCTTCTACCTCTGCAACTCGGTCGACGTGAAGGCCCGCTCCGAGGGCGGCGACGTGTTCTTCGAGGTCACCATCGCCGACGCCTGGGTGTGGGACATGTACCGTCCCGCCCGGTTCGCGAAGAACGTCAAGGTGCTGACCTTCAAGGACGTCAACGTCGAGGAGCTCGCGACCTCCGACCTCGAGCTGCCCAAGACCTAG
- a CDS encoding TadE family protein, which produces MRRWVLGTGASSARRDRGARDRGAAAVEFALILPVLMLIVVGIINYGDMLSVRQSVSQAASEGARAAAVTTGSDTERMTTARKAVDDALAAQQQECTASGCTVTIAPCAGEATKQCATVKVEIAYDGLIPGFGLVLPDTLTYTAVARVS; this is translated from the coding sequence ATGAGGCGTTGGGTGCTGGGGACGGGCGCGTCGTCGGCGCGCCGGGACCGCGGAGCACGTGACCGCGGAGCGGCGGCCGTCGAGTTCGCCCTGATCCTGCCGGTGCTGATGCTCATCGTGGTCGGGATCATCAACTACGGCGACATGCTCAGCGTGCGCCAGTCGGTGAGCCAGGCGGCGTCCGAGGGGGCCCGTGCCGCCGCCGTCACCACGGGCAGCGACACCGAGAGGATGACGACCGCCCGCAAGGCCGTGGACGACGCCCTCGCCGCGCAGCAGCAGGAGTGCACCGCGTCCGGCTGCACGGTCACCATCGCACCGTGCGCCGGCGAGGCCACGAAGCAGTGCGCGACCGTGAAGGTCGAGATCGCCTACGACGGCCTGATCCCCGGCTTCGGGCTCGTCCTCCCGGACACCCTCACCTACACCGCGGTCGCGAGGGTGAGCTGA
- a CDS encoding YraN family protein has protein sequence MTTTAQARQAIGAYGEDVAARHLSGLGMTLLERNWRCSEGEVDILLRDGATLVVCEVKTRTSLEAGTPHEAITDAKLDRLRRLGERWAIEHGIRPDGIRVDLVAVLRPRRGAAVVDHVRGLC, from the coding sequence ATGACGACGACAGCACAGGCCCGGCAGGCGATCGGCGCGTACGGCGAGGACGTGGCCGCCCGTCACCTGAGCGGGCTCGGGATGACCCTCCTCGAGCGCAACTGGCGCTGCTCCGAGGGCGAGGTCGACATCCTGCTGCGCGACGGCGCGACCCTGGTCGTGTGCGAGGTGAAGACCAGGACCTCGCTCGAGGCCGGCACGCCGCACGAGGCGATCACCGACGCGAAGCTCGACCGGCTCCGGCGGCTGGGGGAGCGCTGGGCGATCGAGCACGGGATCCGGCCCGACGGCATCCGGGTGGACCTGGTCGCGGTGCTGCGGCCGCGTCGTGGCGCGGCCGTCGTCGATCACGTGCGGGGGCTGTGCTGA
- a CDS encoding YifB family Mg chelatase-like AAA ATPase yields the protein MPFATACCVALDGAVGHLIDVQTDVSVGQPTTVVVGRADTLLREGVDRVRMALINTNLRWPATKRCTFLFSPADLRKSGTHFDLAMAVSLLAADDQLEPVWLERTAFVGELTLAGGLRPTLGVLPMTLAAAAAGIRRVYVPEPQVAEATMVPEIEVIGVRSLGQAVASLRGEPLPTAPPVAGARGLQLISWRGEERLDELDLADLRGMEEEKYAVEVAAAGGHPVQLSGPKGCGKTSLAERVPTILPDLTLEESLELTALHSLAGVLDPDHGMVVRPPFAAPHHDASKVSVIGGGSGRVQPGEISRAHCGVLFMDEFPLFRSDVIEALRQPLENGDITIARRDESVTLPAGGILVLASNPCPCGNWTRTMSSNRCTCAETVRRAYRARMSGPILDRIDIVRHVQPASPASHDPFRTAPTSAEVRARVVAARQRQRERFEGRSWRLNAHIPSPRLRDTWPLPPGAQRVIDAEMLTGRLSARGAVRVHRLAWTVADVRSARAGRDITPDVDEVRTALRLRTGQSLDIAMFRSDADSDSGADSGAEGVA from the coding sequence ATGCCCTTCGCGACCGCCTGCTGCGTGGCCCTCGACGGCGCCGTCGGCCACCTCATCGACGTACAGACCGACGTGTCGGTCGGCCAGCCGACCACGGTCGTGGTCGGCCGCGCCGACACGCTCCTGCGCGAGGGCGTCGACCGGGTCCGGATGGCGCTGATCAACACCAACCTGCGCTGGCCGGCGACGAAGCGCTGCACCTTCCTGTTCTCGCCGGCCGATCTGCGGAAGTCCGGCACGCACTTCGACCTGGCCATGGCCGTCAGCCTGCTGGCCGCGGACGACCAGCTGGAGCCCGTCTGGCTGGAGCGGACCGCGTTCGTCGGCGAGCTCACCCTGGCGGGCGGGCTGCGTCCCACGCTGGGCGTGCTGCCGATGACGCTGGCGGCGGCGGCCGCCGGCATCCGCCGGGTCTACGTCCCGGAGCCGCAGGTCGCTGAGGCGACGATGGTGCCCGAGATCGAGGTCATCGGCGTCCGGTCGCTGGGCCAGGCCGTCGCCTCGCTGCGCGGCGAGCCGCTCCCGACGGCCCCTCCGGTCGCCGGGGCGCGGGGCCTCCAGCTGATCTCGTGGCGCGGCGAGGAGCGTCTCGACGAGCTGGACCTCGCCGACCTGCGCGGCATGGAGGAGGAGAAGTACGCCGTCGAGGTCGCCGCCGCCGGCGGCCACCCGGTGCAGCTGTCCGGGCCGAAGGGGTGCGGCAAGACCAGCCTGGCCGAGCGGGTCCCGACCATCCTCCCCGACCTGACGCTCGAGGAGTCACTGGAGCTGACGGCGCTCCACTCGCTGGCGGGAGTCCTCGACCCGGACCACGGCATGGTGGTCCGCCCGCCGTTCGCCGCTCCCCACCACGACGCGAGCAAGGTCAGCGTGATCGGCGGCGGGTCGGGACGGGTGCAGCCGGGCGAGATCAGCCGTGCCCACTGCGGGGTCCTCTTCATGGACGAGTTCCCGCTGTTCCGCTCCGACGTGATCGAGGCGCTGCGCCAGCCGCTCGAGAACGGCGACATCACCATCGCCCGGCGCGACGAGTCGGTCACCCTGCCCGCGGGTGGGATCCTGGTGCTGGCCAGCAATCCCTGCCCGTGCGGGAACTGGACGCGGACGATGAGCTCCAACCGGTGCACCTGCGCCGAGACGGTACGGCGTGCGTACCGCGCTCGGATGTCGGGGCCGATCCTCGACCGGATCGACATCGTGCGCCACGTCCAGCCGGCCTCGCCCGCGAGCCACGACCCGTTCCGGACCGCCCCGACGTCGGCGGAGGTCCGGGCGCGGGTCGTTGCGGCCCGGCAACGGCAGCGCGAGCGGTTCGAGGGCCGGAGCTGGCGGCTCAACGCCCACATCCCGAGTCCCCGCCTCCGGGACACCTGGCCGCTGCCGCCGGGTGCCCAGAGGGTGATCGACGCCGAGATGCTGACGGGTCGCCTCAGCGCGCGGGGCGCCGTACGGGTCCACCGGCTGGCGTGGACGGTGGCCGACGTGCGGTCGGCGCGCGCGGGCCGCGACATCACTCCTGACGTCGACGAGGTGCGCACGGCGCTGCGGCTGCGGACGGGCCAGTCCCTCGACATCGCCATGTTCCGGTCCGACGCCGACTCCGACTCCGGTGCCGACTCCGGCGCGGAGGGGGTCGCATGA
- the dprA gene encoding DNA-processing protein DprA, with translation MTAAEEERLARATISIVTEPGDVRCLGLTRELGGVRFLEVLREQPDLRPEFAAAAGRLATVQPERVLETSARRGIRFVVPGDDEWPSALDDLAGAGVLHARGEVPVGLWVRGPLRIDRLGPAVAVVGSRSSTAYGDQMAGDLAAALGAAGRTVVSGAAYGVDYAAHRGAVSADAHTVAVLACGVDRAYPLAHRQMLDHLGEHQAVVSEAPPGAAPFRIRFLARNRIIAALTRGTVVVEAALRSGALNTASWADRLHRTVMGVPGPVVSAASEGVHELIRAGGAALVTSGADVLELLGAPGENLLDVRRAPDDSRDRLSVRARQVLDAVPVSSPAPTESVAVVAGLGAEEVERLLGGLAVDGHVERLPAGWRLPAAMRSTIDR, from the coding sequence ATGACCGCGGCAGAGGAGGAGCGGCTGGCCCGCGCCACGATCAGCATCGTCACCGAGCCCGGCGACGTGCGGTGCCTGGGCCTGACGCGCGAGCTGGGCGGCGTCCGGTTCCTCGAGGTGCTGCGCGAGCAGCCCGACCTCCGGCCGGAGTTCGCGGCGGCGGCGGGCCGCCTGGCGACCGTGCAGCCCGAGCGGGTCCTGGAGACCTCGGCCCGGCGAGGCATCCGCTTCGTGGTCCCCGGCGACGACGAGTGGCCGTCGGCGCTCGACGACCTGGCCGGTGCCGGTGTGCTGCACGCCCGCGGCGAGGTCCCGGTCGGGCTGTGGGTGCGCGGGCCGCTGCGGATCGATCGCCTCGGCCCCGCGGTGGCGGTGGTGGGCTCGAGATCCTCGACGGCCTACGGCGACCAGATGGCCGGCGACCTGGCGGCGGCGCTGGGCGCGGCGGGACGCACCGTGGTCTCCGGCGCGGCGTACGGCGTCGACTACGCCGCGCATCGGGGCGCCGTCAGCGCCGACGCGCACACCGTCGCGGTGCTCGCCTGCGGGGTGGATCGCGCCTACCCGCTCGCCCACCGGCAGATGCTCGACCACCTGGGCGAGCACCAGGCCGTCGTGTCCGAGGCGCCGCCCGGCGCCGCGCCGTTCCGGATCCGGTTCCTCGCCCGCAACCGCATCATCGCGGCGCTCACCCGCGGCACCGTGGTGGTCGAGGCCGCGTTGCGCAGCGGGGCGCTGAACACCGCGTCCTGGGCCGACCGGTTGCACCGCACGGTGATGGGCGTCCCCGGCCCGGTGGTCAGCGCCGCCTCGGAGGGTGTGCACGAGCTCATCCGCGCCGGTGGGGCGGCCCTGGTGACCAGCGGTGCCGACGTCCTCGAGCTCCTCGGAGCGCCGGGGGAGAACCTCCTCGACGTCCGCCGGGCGCCGGACGACTCGCGGGACCGGCTGAGTGTCCGTGCCCGCCAGGTGCTGGACGCCGTGCCGGTGTCCTCGCCCGCGCCGACGGAGTCGGTCGCCGTGGTGGCCGGTCTCGGCGCGGAGGAGGTCGAGCGGCTCCTCGGCGGCCTGGCCGTCGACGGTCACGTCGAGCGGCTCCCGGCGGGTTGGCGGCTGCCCGCGGCGATGCGTTCTACGATCGATCGGTGA
- a CDS encoding tyrosine recombinase XerC, giving the protein MEREDLLPEAFARLLGEYERHLVAERDLAPHSVRAYLGDITGLLEHAGRLGLAEITELDLRSLRSWLAKQQTLGLSRTTLARRATAARVFTAWLARTGRTPNDVGSALGSPRPHRTLPDVLRVDEAARLVDAAAALADDGSALGLRDAAMLELLYATGMRVGELCGLDVDDLDRDRNVVRVFGKGRKERTVPFGQPAAAALDRWLAGGRPDLARAGSGPALFLGARGGRIDQRAVRSLVHRRLADVPGAPDLGPHGLRHTAATHLLEGGADLRSVQELLGHASLATTQRYTHVTTDRLRRAYQQAHPRA; this is encoded by the coding sequence GTGGAGCGCGAGGACCTGCTGCCGGAGGCGTTCGCGCGCCTGCTCGGCGAGTACGAACGCCACCTCGTGGCGGAGCGGGACCTCGCCCCCCACAGCGTGCGGGCCTATCTCGGCGACATCACCGGCCTCCTCGAGCACGCCGGCCGCCTGGGACTCGCGGAGATCACCGAGCTGGACCTGCGCAGCCTGCGCAGCTGGCTGGCGAAGCAGCAGACCCTGGGCCTGTCCCGGACGACGCTCGCCCGGCGCGCCACCGCGGCGCGGGTGTTCACCGCGTGGCTGGCCCGCACCGGCCGGACCCCGAACGACGTCGGCTCGGCCCTCGGCTCCCCGCGCCCCCACCGCACGCTGCCCGACGTGCTCCGGGTCGACGAGGCCGCCCGACTGGTCGACGCCGCGGCCGCGCTCGCCGACGACGGCAGCGCCCTCGGGCTGCGGGACGCCGCCATGCTCGAGCTGTTGTACGCGACCGGCATGCGGGTCGGGGAGCTGTGCGGTCTCGACGTCGACGACCTCGACCGCGACCGCAACGTCGTGCGGGTGTTCGGCAAGGGGCGCAAGGAGCGCACCGTCCCGTTCGGGCAGCCGGCCGCCGCCGCGCTCGACCGCTGGCTGGCCGGAGGGCGACCGGATCTGGCCCGCGCGGGCTCGGGCCCCGCCCTGTTCCTCGGCGCCCGGGGCGGGCGGATCGACCAGCGGGCGGTTCGTAGCCTCGTGCACCGCCGGCTCGCCGACGTACCCGGCGCACCCGACCTCGGCCCCCACGGACTCCGGCACACGGCCGCGACCCATCTGCTCGAGGGCGGGGCCGATCTGAGGTCCGTCCAGGAGCTGCTCGGCCACGCGTCGCTCGCGACCACCCAGCGCTACACCCACGTCACCACCGACCGGCTGCGGCGGGCCTACCAGCAGGCCCATCCGCGGGCGTGA
- a CDS encoding type II toxin-antitoxin system VapC family toxin, translated as MKAYVDSSAFVKLLVGEPESPALIRYLDQQPDDFQLVSSLLLETEVRRAARANLLDQAAVTAKLTSVTLLDAEHPIFTSAGLLSPAELRSLDALHLATALDEGVDVLIAYDRRLLDAATVHGITTTSPV; from the coding sequence GTGAAGGCGTATGTCGACTCCTCCGCCTTCGTGAAGCTACTGGTCGGCGAGCCGGAGAGTCCTGCGCTCATTCGCTACTTGGACCAGCAGCCCGACGACTTCCAGCTGGTCTCCTCGCTGCTGTTGGAGACGGAGGTCAGGCGCGCCGCACGCGCCAATCTCCTCGATCAGGCGGCTGTCACCGCGAAACTCACTTCGGTCACGCTCCTGGACGCCGAGCACCCGATCTTCACATCGGCGGGGCTGCTGTCCCCAGCAGAACTGCGCAGTCTCGATGCACTCCACCTGGCAACCGCGCTCGACGAGGGTGTGGATGTCCTCATCGCCTACGATCGCCGGCTGCTCGACGCCGCCACTGTGCACGGCATCACGACGACTTCACCCGTCTGA
- a CDS encoding type II toxin-antitoxin system Phd/YefM family antitoxin has product MERIPHRELRNNSAEILRRVAAGESFEITNHGEVVAVLNPAARQKFRLKVAKPATRPPRFSLDELKPAPGGRPMQEILDELREDRL; this is encoded by the coding sequence GTGGAACGGATCCCGCACCGCGAGCTGCGCAACAACAGCGCCGAGATCCTGCGCCGGGTCGCGGCGGGCGAGTCGTTCGAGATCACCAACCACGGCGAGGTGGTGGCAGTGCTCAATCCTGCAGCGAGACAGAAGTTCCGGCTCAAGGTGGCGAAGCCGGCCACCCGACCTCCACGCTTCTCTCTCGACGAGTTGAAGCCCGCGCCCGGGGGCCGACCGATGCAGGAGATCCTCGATGAACTGCGGGAGGATCGCCTGTGA
- a CDS encoding M23 family metallopeptidase codes for MVHLAALLALVAVLLPAPAGAEDPVGVWPLQPTPAVVRHFDPPDSPYGAGHRGVDLAGRPGQPVRTALPGQVVFVGRIAGRGVVVVGHGATRTTYEPVAASVSPGAELAGGAVVGALELAGSHCFPRACLHWGWIAGETYLDPLRLVGAGPVRLLPLWREQPVSRPVSAELRIATIATLVGRWFR; via the coding sequence ATGGTCCACCTCGCCGCCCTCCTCGCCCTCGTCGCCGTCCTCCTCCCCGCCCCCGCGGGAGCCGAGGACCCCGTGGGCGTGTGGCCGCTCCAGCCCACGCCCGCGGTGGTGCGCCACTTCGACCCACCGGACTCCCCCTACGGCGCCGGGCACCGCGGCGTCGACCTCGCGGGCCGCCCGGGTCAGCCGGTGCGGACCGCGCTCCCGGGCCAGGTCGTGTTCGTCGGCCGGATCGCCGGACGGGGCGTCGTGGTCGTCGGTCACGGCGCCACCCGCACCACCTACGAGCCCGTCGCCGCCTCGGTGTCCCCCGGAGCCGAGCTGGCCGGCGGTGCGGTCGTCGGAGCGCTCGAGCTGGCCGGGTCGCACTGCTTCCCCCGCGCCTGCCTGCACTGGGGATGGATCGCCGGCGAGACCTACCTCGACCCGCTGCGCCTGGTCGGCGCCGGCCCGGTGCGGCTGCTGCCTCTGTGGCGCGAGCAGCCCGTGTCGCGGCCGGTGAGCGCCGAGCTGCGGATTGCTACGATTGCTACGCTGGTGGGACGGTGGTTCCGATGA
- the rpsB gene encoding 30S ribosomal protein S2, translating into MAVVTMRQLLESGVHFGHQTRRWNPKMKRFILTDRNGIYIIDLQQSLAYIDRSYAFVKETVAKGGTIMFVGTKKQAQEAIAEQATRVGMPYVNQRWLGGMLTNFSTVHQRINRLKELDEIDFEDVAGSGRTKKELLQMKRERDKLDKTLGGIREMSRVPSAVWIVDTNKEHLAVEEARKLRIPIIAILDSNCDPDDVDFPIPGNDDAIRAVGLLTRVIADAAADGLMARSGAGTSSSPAAEEPLAEWERELLEGDAAAVAPAAEETPAAEAAPAAEAAPEAEAPAVEETPAAETPAEAEATPAEEAPAADAPAEA; encoded by the coding sequence ATGGCTGTCGTGACCATGCGCCAGCTCCTCGAGAGCGGCGTCCACTTCGGACACCAGACCCGTCGCTGGAACCCGAAGATGAAGCGGTTCATCCTCACCGACCGCAACGGCATCTACATCATCGACCTGCAGCAGTCGCTGGCCTACATCGACCGCAGCTACGCCTTCGTCAAGGAGACCGTGGCCAAGGGCGGGACGATCATGTTCGTCGGCACCAAGAAGCAGGCCCAGGAGGCGATCGCCGAGCAGGCGACCCGCGTCGGCATGCCCTACGTCAACCAGCGCTGGCTGGGCGGCATGCTCACCAACTTCTCGACCGTGCACCAGCGGATCAACCGCCTCAAGGAGCTCGACGAGATCGACTTCGAGGACGTGGCGGGCTCCGGTCGCACGAAGAAGGAGCTCCTGCAGATGAAGCGGGAGCGCGACAAGCTCGACAAGACCCTCGGCGGCATCCGCGAGATGTCCCGGGTCCCGTCGGCGGTCTGGATCGTCGACACCAACAAGGAGCACCTGGCGGTCGAGGAGGCGCGCAAGCTGCGCATCCCGATCATCGCCATCCTCGACTCCAACTGCGACCCCGACGACGTCGACTTCCCGATCCCGGGCAACGACGACGCCATCCGCGCCGTGGGCCTGCTGACCCGCGTCATCGCGGACGCCGCGGCCGACGGCCTCATGGCCCGCTCGGGCGCCGGTACGTCGTCGAGCCCGGCCGCCGAGGAGCCGCTCGCCGAGTGGGAGCGCGAGCTCCTCGAGGGTGACGCCGCCGCTGTCGCTCCGGCCGCCGAGGAGACCCCGGCCGCCGAGGCCGCTCCGGCCGCCGAGGCCGCTCCGGAGGCCGAGGCCCCCGCCGTCGAGGAGACCCCGGCCGCGGAGACCCCCGCCGAGGCTGAGGCGACCCCGGCCGAGGAGGCCCCCGCGGCCGACGCTCCGGCCGAGGCCTGA
- a CDS encoding SHOCT domain-containing protein produces MGLIQAAIGAIGGTLGDQWLDFYGVPDGITSTVAVFPAVPKGQNAGRGSNTRGSEGVITNGSKIVVPEGYGLILLEDGAFTGFAAEPGAYIWNSDEPASQSVFSGGGLVDSVIKQSWERFKFGGRPSAQQNAIFVTLKELPNNKFGTQSEIYWDDAFLNTQVGAITRGTYTLKITDPLTFVRNFVPAQIISGRASFDFTDIDNPAGEQLFNEVVGSLAPAFSMYTNDPAKGNRIARLQQDSIGFAQSLSAAVEQNYQWKTDRGLEIVKTAIISIEYDANTRELLKNVQRADALSGARGNSNLQASVAAGIEAAGENAGPGGVIGMGMATGGMGLGGLQQPVPPAQAPAAPAQAAPPAPAPEAPAAAAPAAPAADDPMAVLKRAKEMLDAGLITQDDYDAAKAKALGL; encoded by the coding sequence GTGGGACTCATTCAGGCTGCGATCGGCGCGATCGGCGGCACCCTCGGTGACCAGTGGCTCGACTTCTACGGCGTCCCGGACGGGATCACCTCGACCGTGGCGGTCTTCCCCGCCGTGCCCAAGGGGCAGAACGCCGGCCGCGGCAGCAACACCCGCGGCTCCGAGGGCGTGATCACCAACGGCTCGAAGATCGTCGTACCCGAGGGCTACGGGCTGATCCTGCTCGAGGACGGCGCGTTCACCGGCTTCGCCGCCGAGCCCGGCGCCTACATCTGGAACTCCGACGAGCCGGCCTCGCAGTCGGTGTTCTCCGGCGGCGGCCTCGTCGACTCCGTGATCAAGCAGAGCTGGGAGCGGTTCAAGTTCGGCGGGCGCCCCTCCGCGCAGCAGAACGCGATCTTCGTGACGCTCAAGGAGCTGCCCAACAACAAGTTCGGCACCCAGTCGGAGATCTACTGGGACGACGCCTTCCTCAACACCCAGGTCGGCGCGATCACCCGCGGCACCTACACGCTGAAGATCACCGACCCGCTGACCTTCGTCCGCAACTTCGTGCCGGCCCAGATCATCAGCGGCCGCGCGAGCTTCGACTTCACCGACATCGACAACCCCGCGGGCGAGCAGCTCTTCAACGAGGTGGTCGGCTCGCTGGCGCCGGCGTTCTCGATGTACACCAACGACCCCGCCAAGGGGAACCGGATCGCCCGCCTGCAGCAGGACTCGATCGGCTTCGCCCAGTCGCTGTCGGCGGCGGTCGAGCAGAACTACCAGTGGAAGACCGACCGCGGCCTCGAGATCGTCAAGACGGCGATCATCTCGATCGAGTACGACGCCAACACCCGCGAGCTGCTCAAGAACGTCCAGCGCGCCGACGCGCTGTCGGGCGCCCGCGGCAACTCCAACCTGCAGGCGTCGGTCGCGGCCGGCATCGAGGCCGCCGGCGAGAACGCCGGCCCGGGCGGCGTGATCGGGATGGGCATGGCCACCGGCGGCATGGGCCTCGGCGGCCTGCAGCAGCCGGTGCCCCCGGCCCAGGCCCCCGCAGCCCCGGCCCAGGCCGCTCCTCCCGCGCCCGCGCCCGAGGCTCCCGCCGCTGCTGCCCCGGCCGCCCCGGCCGCGGACGACCCGATGGCGGTCCTCAAGCGCGCGAAGGAGATGCTCGACGCCGGCCTGATCACCCAGGACGACTACGACGCCGCCAAGGCGAAGGCCCTCGGGCTCTGA